The segment GCGTCTGACCGGACTGGTGCTTCTGGGCATCAAGGACAAGGACCAGTTCCCGCTGCTCTTCGTGCGCAACGACTGTGCCGACATGGCCATTGATGAAGATGATGTCGACCCGGCGTTCATCGCTCGAGCCCGCGCCCTGGCGATCACCGGCACCCACCTTTCCACTCCCCGCACCCAACGTGCCGCCCGCAAGGCACTGGATGCCGCACGCGAGGCCGGCGTGAAGCGCGTGCTGGATATCGACTATCGCCCCGTACTCTGGGGGCTGACCAGCATCGGGGATGGCGAGACGCGCTTCGTCGCAGACGAGAGTGTCAGTCAGCACATGGCCCGTTGGCTGGGTGACTTCGACCTGATCGTCGGCACGGAAGAAGAGTTTCATATCGCGGGCAACAGCACCGACACGCTGGACGCGCTGCGCGAGGTTCGCCGTCACAGCGATGCCGTGCTCGTGTGCAAGATAGGGGCACGCGGCTGCGTCATCTTCGAGGGCGACATCCCACAACATCTGGAAGACGGCATTCTGGTCGAGGGTGTCAAGGTCGAGGTCATGAACGTGCTTGGCGCCGGTGATGCCTTCATGAGTGGCTTCCTGCGTGGCTATCTTCGCGATGAAAGCTGGGACACTTGCGGCCATTACGCCAACGCGTGTGGCGCATTGGTCGTGTCTCGCCATGGATGTGCACCTGCCATGCCCACGGAAGCGGAACTGTTCGATTATCTGAGCCGCCGCGAGTCCGTGCCACGCCCGGACCTTGATGATCATCTGACCCACCTGCATCGCGTCACCACTCGTCGGGTAGCGCACTGGGAGAGCGTGCTGGGGCTGGCATTCGATCACCGTCGTCAATTCCTAGACATGGCACGCGATGTCGAAGGCGACCCCGAGCGCCTGCCACGCCTCAAGCAGCTACTGGTAGAGGCCACCCGCAGCGCGGCGCAACAGGCCGGTATCCAGCGCCCTGCCATTCTCTGTGATGATGTCCTGGGACAGGATGCGCTCAATGACACGGCAGCACTGGACTGGTGGGTAGGCCGTCCGGTCGAGCTCCCCAGCTCACGGCCTTTGCGCTTCCAGCATGGTGATGACATCGGTAGCCAGTTGCGACGCTGGCCGCGCCACCACATCGTGAAGTGCCTCGTGTTCTATCACCCGGACGATGAGGCCACGCTGCGCCTCGATCAGGAAGCCCGCCTGCGCCAGCTGTATGACGCCTGCTGCATGTCGGGGCATGAGTTGCTCATCGAAGTCATCCCGCCACGTCAGGCAGACGCACCCGCCTGCGATGAGACCACCGTCCCACGTAGCCTGGAGCGTCTCTACAACCTCGGCATTCGCCCGGACTGGTGGAAACTGCCCGCTCTGACGACGCAAGGTTGGGAACGCGTCAGCCGAATCATCAGCGCTCGCGACGCCTGGTGTCATGGTGTCGTGCTGCTGGGGCTTGATGCGCCGATCGAAGAGGTCAAACGCGGTTTCGAGCAGGCAGCGCGTTTCCCGATCTGCAAGGGGTTCACCGTCGGGCGCACCTTGTTCACTGCCCCCAGCCAGGCCTGGCTGTCAGGCAGCATTGACGATGCGACCCTGATTCGTCAGGCCGCTGACAACTATCTCGACTTGATCACCCATTGGCAGCAGCTGCGTGATGCCCATTGCGGCGCAGCGGATGTCAGTCCTGCCACACCGCTCGCAGAAGGAGTCCTGCAATGAGCCCCGTTTTCCACTCGGCGGCGGCGCCGGATACCGTGCGTCTGACCGTCGCCCAGGCACTGGTGCGCTACCTGAGCCGGCAATACATCGAACAATGTGGACAGGAAGTCCCCTTGTTCGGTGGCTGCTTCGCCATCTTCGGCCACGGCAACGTGGCGGGTCTCGGCGAGGCCTTGCACGCCGCGGGCGATGATTTTCCCACCTATCGCGCCCACAACGAACAAGGCATGGCCAATGCGGCCATTGCCTACGCCAAGGCCAACAATCGCCGTCGCATCATGGCGTGTACCTCGTCCATCGGGCCTGGTGCCACCAACATGGTGACGTCTGCCGGGCTTGCTCATGTCAATCGGTTACCGGTGCTGTTCCTGCCCGGCGATACCTTCGCCAGCCGCGCACCGGACCCGGTGCTCCAACAGGTCGAGCACTTCAATGACCCGGGCCTGAGCGTCAATGACTGCTTCCGTCCCGTATCACGCTTCTTCGACCGCATCACGCGACCGGAACAGTTGCTGACCAGCCTGCCTCAGGCGCTGGCCACGCTGCTGGACCCCGTGGATTGTGGCCCTGCCACCCTGTGTCTGCCACAGGATGTCCAGACGCTTGCCTTCGAATGGCCGGAAGACTTCTTCACCCGTCGGGTGCATCACATCCGTCGCGCTCCCG is part of the Cobetia sp. L2A1 genome and harbors:
- a CDS encoding bifunctional 5-dehydro-2-deoxygluconokinase/5-dehydro-2-deoxyphosphogluconate aldolase, with the translated sequence MTRHSPHSPDLDVICLGRVAVDLYAEQIGARLEDATSFKKYLGGSSGNMAYGTARLGLNSSMLGRVGNEQMGEFLREELASVGCDVSHLKRDPERLTGLVLLGIKDKDQFPLLFVRNDCADMAIDEDDVDPAFIARARALAITGTHLSTPRTQRAARKALDAAREAGVKRVLDIDYRPVLWGLTSIGDGETRFVADESVSQHMARWLGDFDLIVGTEEEFHIAGNSTDTLDALREVRRHSDAVLVCKIGARGCVIFEGDIPQHLEDGILVEGVKVEVMNVLGAGDAFMSGFLRGYLRDESWDTCGHYANACGALVVSRHGCAPAMPTEAELFDYLSRRESVPRPDLDDHLTHLHRVTTRRVAHWESVLGLAFDHRRQFLDMARDVEGDPERLPRLKQLLVEATRSAAQQAGIQRPAILCDDVLGQDALNDTAALDWWVGRPVELPSSRPLRFQHGDDIGSQLRRWPRHHIVKCLVFYHPDDEATLRLDQEARLRQLYDACCMSGHELLIEVIPPRQADAPACDETTVPRSLERLYNLGIRPDWWKLPALTTQGWERVSRIISARDAWCHGVVLLGLDAPIEEVKRGFEQAARFPICKGFTVGRTLFTAPSQAWLSGSIDDATLIRQAADNYLDLITHWQQLRDAHCGAADVSPATPLAEGVLQ